The following proteins are encoded in a genomic region of Brachypodium distachyon strain Bd21 chromosome 1, Brachypodium_distachyon_v3.0, whole genome shotgun sequence:
- the LOC100823603 gene encoding protein MEI2-like 2 — protein sequence MDRSPAPLSPPGFAVPPAMKARQMAANSSSPWRVPPQPPNGTPNGLGDTSIFSTSLPVLPHEKLNFPDSAHGTPLIDDASARLKEFDDDPQGNDYKFDFDLRQIDDLLPDEDELFAGITNEIEPAGQTNPAEELEEFDVFGSGGGMELDSDPLESITAGLGNTTIGDGLRGNGVNNFGLSNSAGAVAGEHPFGEHPSRTLFVRNINSNVEDSELRSLFEQFGDIRTLYTATKHRGFVMISYFDIRAARGAMRSLQNKPLRRRKLDIHFSIPKENPSDKDLNQGTLVIFNLDPSVSNEDVRQIFGAYGEVKEIRETPNKKHHKFIEFYDVRAAEAALRSLNKSEIAGKRIKLEPSRPGGTRRSLVQQLGHELEQDEPRSYRNPHIGSPMANSPPGAWAQYGSPTDNNLLQAFNKSPTGNGMGPIGMPPSLISNAMKIAPIGKDSNWSKYDQVFSNSNQSLGAAFQHSHSYQDQKSEHMSSSPGTLTGPEFLWGSPKPYPEHSQPSMRRPPPIGHAMSSSSRPQGQGFLYGSRQASLFGTPDQNRHHVGSAPSGAPFESHFGFLPESPETSFMNQVRFGNIGTNRNGGGLMLNMANRASLNPVSALSGSLSDNNSANFRPILSPRLGQPFFGNPTYQGPGYFGLDSSIDRSRNRRIDSSAFQADSKKQYQLDLEKIRKGEDNRTTLMIKNIPNKYTSKMLLAAIDELHKGTYDFFYLPIDFKNKCNVGYAFINMISPVHIVSFYQAFNGKKWEKFNSEKVASLAYGRIQGRTALISHFQNSSLMNEDKRCRPILFHSNGPETGSQEPFPNGICIHMPLEGGKDLLGDEEDNNHNEKTAGEESMAGSL from the exons ATGGACCGATCGCCGGCTCCTCTCAGTCCACCAG GTTTTGCTGTGCCACCTGCAATGAAGGCACGGCAGATGGCCGCTAACAGCAGCAGCCCGTGGAGAGTCCCTCCGCAGCCGCCCAACGGTACACCCAATGGGCTCGGCGACACGAGCATCTTCTCCACCTCGTTGCCGGTTCTTCCGCATGAAAAAT taAACTTTCCTGATTCTGCACATGGCACCCCTTTGATTGATGACGCGTCTGCGAGACTGAAAGAGTTTGATGATGATCCTCAAGGGAATGACTACAAGTTTGACTTTGATCTCCGGCAAATTGATGACTTATTGCCTGATGAAGATGAGCTTTTCGCGGGGATCACAAATGAGATCGAGCCGGCTGGGCAGACAAACCctgcagaggaactggaagagtTTGATGTATTTGGCAGTGGAGGGGGCATGGAGCTGGACTCAGACCCTTTGGAGAGCATCACAGCTGGTTTAGGGAATACGACTATAGGTGATGGGCTTAGAGGCAATGGGGTCAACAATTTCGGCCTGTCAAACAGTGCCGGAGCTGTGGCTGGGGAGCATCCATTTGGGGAGCACCCGTCCAGGACATTGTTTGTGAGGAACATTAACAGCAATGTCGAGGACTCAGAGTTGCGCTCTCTATTTGAG CAATTTGGCGATATAAGAACCCTTTACACTGCAACGAAGCATAGGGGCTTTGTAATGATATCTTATTTTGATATCCGAGCTGCACGTGGTGCGATGCGTTCATTGCAAAATAAGCctctgaggaggaggaagctggacatacatttttctataccAAAG GAGAATCCATCGGATAAAGATTTAAACCAGGGAACTCTTGTTATTTTTAACTTGGATCCATCAGTTTCTAATGAAGACGTTCGCCAGATTTTCGGAGCATATGGGGAAGTCAAGGAG ATAAGAGAAACGCCTAACAAAAAACACCACAAGTTTATTGAGTTCTATGATGTAAGAGCTGCAGAAGCTGCTCTCCGGTCACTGAATAAGAGTGAGATAGCTGGAAAACGCATCAAGTTGGAGCCAAGCCGTCCTGGTGGAACACGCAGAAG CTTGGTGCAACAACTTGGTCATGAGCTAGAACAAGATGAACCCAGAAGTTATAGGAATCCTCACATTGGTTCACCAATGGCTAATTCTCCTCCTG GGGCATGGGCTCAATATGGTAGTCCAACTGATAACAATTTGTTGCAAGCATTCAATAAATCACCAACTGGAAATGGAATGGGTCCTATTGGAATGCCTCCTTCACTGATATCAAATGCTATGAAGATTGCGCCAATTGGGAAGGATAGCAACTGGTCTAAATATGATCAAGTATTCTCAAACAGCAACCAGTCCCTTGGTGCTGCATTTCAGCATTCCCACTCATACCAGGATCAAAAAAGTGAGCACATGAGCTCAAGTCCTGGGACTTTAACAGGGCCTGAATTTCTGTGGGGTAGCCCAAAGCCTTATCCGGAACATTCCCAACCCTCGATGCGGCGTCCACCCCCAATTGGCCATGCAATGTCATCTAGTAGCCGTCCTCAGGGGCAAGGATTCTTGTATGGTAGTCGGCAGGCTTCATTGTTTGGGACTCCGGATCAGAACCGTCATCATGTTGGGTCTGCCCCGTCAGGTGCTCCATTCGAGAGCCATTTTGGATTTTTACCTGAATCACCCGAGACGTCTTTTATGAATCAAGTTAGGTTTGGCAACATTGGTACTAACCGAAATGGGGGAGGCCTCATGCTGAACATGGCTAATCGTGCTTCTCTAAATCCAGTTTCTGCTCTAAGTGGAAGCCTGTCAGATAATAACTCTGCTAACTTCAGACCAATACTGTCACCAAGATTAGGGCAACCATTCTTTGGGAATCCCACATATCAAGGACCTGGTTATTTTGGACTTGACAGCTCCATTGACCGTAGTCGTAACCGCCGAATCGACAGCAGTGCATTCCAAGCTGATAGCAAGAAGCAGTATCAGCTTGATTTGGAGAAGATCCGTAAAGGCGAGGATAACCGAACAACATTGATGATAAAAAACATTCCAAACAA GTACACTTCTAAGATGCTTTTGGCTGCAATCGATGAGCTCCACAAAGGAACATATGACTTCTTCTACCTGCCAATTGATTTCAAG AACAAATGCAATGTCGGTTATGCGTTCATTAACATGATATCACCTGTGCACATTGTATCATTCTACCAG GCGTTTAATGGGAAGAAATGGGAGAAGTTCAACAGTGAGAAAGTAGCCTCATTGGCTTATGGTAGGATCCAGGGAAGGACTGCACTGATTTCACATTTTCAGAATTCAAGTTTGATGAACGAGGACAAGAGATGCCGACCCATTCTTTTCCATTCCAATGGGCCCGAGACTGGAAGCCAG GAACCGTTTCCGAATGGCATATGCATCCACATGCCTCTGGAGGGTGGCAAGGATCTCCTTGGTGACGAAGAGGACAACAATCACAACGAGAAGACAGCCGGAGAGGAATCCATGGCGGGGAGTTTGTAG
- the LOC100841698 gene encoding protein arginine N-methyltransferase 7 isoform X2, translating to MPSCLVGLVPPPAALHLLLRRRCMASSSAPSRAFQLRLNPLTGDSEWLVVDEAEADGEAPATSQRKLLATTSYLDMLNDAARNRAYRRAIDAAVTDPSSRVLDIGAGTGLLSMMSARALENVGGEGKGSVSACESYLPMGKLTRKVLRANGMEKKVKIFHKRSDELEVGVELDSPADILVSEILDSELLGEGLIPTLQQAHDELLVKNPKTVPYRATTYGQLVESTFLWKMHDLHNNEANAADGIWLTPDGTERVVSVKPQQHAMQCDALEDEIRLLSEPFKVFEFDFWERPKSNRETKISIKTTGDGCVHAIISWWVLQLDSAGSIFYSTAPRWVRQSSIEDLPQDTKDWCDHWKHCVWFTQGRGAPVMKDQILSLRASHNLTSISYELLNTTDEAWSGNLKGDHLTLSPERIALYGDRYWRSALITVVKNALSDRSLSTCIVADDSIFLTLLVSSLSPSSKVIAMFPGLREKGATYIQAVADANNLSMDQIQVIGKKAASLTLDDLKQKKVNLLVGEPFYYGSEGMLPWQNLRFCPNFEEKTASFQTSASLKENRLYFPTVATVILGMQELCLIRCYPRMHS from the exons ATGCCAAGCTGCCTCGTCGGCCTGGTCCCTCCACCCGCCGCTCTCCAcctcctgctccgccgccgctgcatggcctcctcctccgccccgtcCCGCGCATTCCAGCTCCGCCTCAACCCGCTCACCGGCGACTCCGAGTGGCTCGTCGTCGATGAGGCGGAAGCGGACGGGGAGGCACCGGCGACCTCCCAGAGGAAGCTTCTCGCCACGACGTCCTACCTCGACATGCTCAACGACGCCGCCCGCAACCGCGCGTACCGCCGCGccatcgacgccgccgtcaccgACCCTTCCTCGCGCGTCCTCGACATCGG AGCTGGTACCGGGTTGCTCTCCATGATGTCTGCGCGAGCTCTGGAAAATGTTGGAGGTGAAGGTAAGGGTAGTGTGTCGGCGTGTGAATCCTACCTACCCATGGGCAAGTTGACCCGCAAGGTTCTGAGAGCTAACGGGATGGAAAAGAAGGTGAAAATCTTTCATAAGCGTTCGGATGAGCTCGAAGTTGGAGTCGAGCTCGATTCGCCGGCTGATATACTG GTGAGTGAAATTCTTGATTCAGAGCTGTTGGGTGAGGGTCTGATACCTACTCTACAGCAAGCTCACGATGAGTTATTGGTAAAAAATCCAAAGACAGTTCCATATCGAGCTACTACATACGGACAG TTAGTCGAGAGTACATTCTTGTGGAAGATGCATGATTTGCACAACAATGAAGCAAATGCTGCAGATGGTATCTGGCTTACTCCTGATGGAACAGAAAGGGTTGTTTCTGTGAAGCCGCAGCAACATGCTATGCAATGTGATGCATTagaagatgagatacgattg ctGTCAGAACCCTTCAAAGTTTTTGAATTTGACTTTTGGGAACGACCAAAGAGTAATCGAGAAACCAAGATCTCGATAAAAACAACTGGTGATGGGTGTGTTCATGCTATTATTTCATG GTGGGTGCTTCAATTAGATTCTGCTGGGTCAATCTTTTACTCAACTGCTCCTAGATGGGTGAGACAATCAAGTATTGAGGATCTACCACAAG ACACGAAGGATTGGTGTGATCATTGGAAGCATTGTGTTTGGTTTACACAAGGGAGAGGTGCTCCTGTTATGAAAGATCAAATTCTTTCTCTAAGGGCTAGTCATAACCTAACTAGCATCTCATATGAGCTGCTGAATACCACTGATGAAGCGTGGAGTGGAAACTTGAAAGGTGACCATCTAACATTGTCGCCAGAAAGGATAGCACTTTATGGTGATAGATATTGGAGATCAGCTTTGATAACTGTAGTTAAAAATGCT CTGAGTGATAGATCTTTGTCAACCTGTATTGTGGCTGATGACAGTATATTCTTAACTCTCCTGGTTTCTTCCCTCTCGCCATCTTCAAAAGTTATTGCCATGTTTCCTGGCCTGCGAGAGAAAGGTGCAACCTATATTCAAGCTGTCGCAGATGCAAACAATCTCTCCATGGACCAAATTCAAGTGATTGGTAAAAAAGCGGCATCTCTTACACTGGATGATTTGAAACAGAAGAAG GTTAATTTATTAGTGGGGGAGCCGTTTTATTATGGCAGTGAAGGGATGCTTCCATGGCAAAACCTGCGTTTCTG CCCAaattttgaagaaaagacGGCGTCCTTTCAAACATCTGCTTCACTAAAGGAAAATAGGCTTTATTTTCCAACTGTTGCCACTGTTATTTTAG GAATGCAAGAACTCTGCTTGATTCGATGTTATCCAAGGATGCACTCATAG
- the LOC100841698 gene encoding protein arginine N-methyltransferase 7 isoform X1, which translates to MPSCLVGLVPPPAALHLLLRRRCMASSSAPSRAFQLRLNPLTGDSEWLVVDEAEADGEAPATSQRKLLATTSYLDMLNDAARNRAYRRAIDAAVTDPSSRVLDIGAGTGLLSMMSARALENVGGEGKGSVSACESYLPMGKLTRKVLRANGMEKKVKIFHKRSDELEVGVELDSPADILVSEILDSELLGEGLIPTLQQAHDELLVKNPKTVPYRATTYGQLVESTFLWKMHDLHNNEANAADGIWLTPDGTERVVSVKPQQHAMQCDALEDEIRLLSEPFKVFEFDFWERPKSNRETKISIKTTGDGCVHAIISWWVLQLDSAGSIFYSTAPRWVRQSSIEDLPQDTKDWCDHWKHCVWFTQGRGAPVMKDQILSLRASHNLTSISYELLNTTDEAWSGNLKGDHLTLSPERIALYGDRYWRSALITVVKNALSDRSLSTCIVADDSIFLTLLVSSLSPSSKVIAMFPGLREKGATYIQAVADANNLSMDQIQVIGKKAASLTLDDLKQKKVNLLVGEPFYYGSEGMLPWQNLRFWNARTLLDSMLSKDALIVPCKGILKLCAMSLPDLWRSRCSLKDIEGFDHSVVNEILGACGNLPGEQQSPCLPYYVWQCGYTKKLSKVYSLMDFNFSEPIHSCFGKTKIEFADVGICHGFAVWIDWVLDEKNSIVLSTGPDNRYWKQGVQLLSKPVEVSPANSAVHVEASFDPDSGELTFHSLFS; encoded by the exons ATGCCAAGCTGCCTCGTCGGCCTGGTCCCTCCACCCGCCGCTCTCCAcctcctgctccgccgccgctgcatggcctcctcctccgccccgtcCCGCGCATTCCAGCTCCGCCTCAACCCGCTCACCGGCGACTCCGAGTGGCTCGTCGTCGATGAGGCGGAAGCGGACGGGGAGGCACCGGCGACCTCCCAGAGGAAGCTTCTCGCCACGACGTCCTACCTCGACATGCTCAACGACGCCGCCCGCAACCGCGCGTACCGCCGCGccatcgacgccgccgtcaccgACCCTTCCTCGCGCGTCCTCGACATCGG AGCTGGTACCGGGTTGCTCTCCATGATGTCTGCGCGAGCTCTGGAAAATGTTGGAGGTGAAGGTAAGGGTAGTGTGTCGGCGTGTGAATCCTACCTACCCATGGGCAAGTTGACCCGCAAGGTTCTGAGAGCTAACGGGATGGAAAAGAAGGTGAAAATCTTTCATAAGCGTTCGGATGAGCTCGAAGTTGGAGTCGAGCTCGATTCGCCGGCTGATATACTG GTGAGTGAAATTCTTGATTCAGAGCTGTTGGGTGAGGGTCTGATACCTACTCTACAGCAAGCTCACGATGAGTTATTGGTAAAAAATCCAAAGACAGTTCCATATCGAGCTACTACATACGGACAG TTAGTCGAGAGTACATTCTTGTGGAAGATGCATGATTTGCACAACAATGAAGCAAATGCTGCAGATGGTATCTGGCTTACTCCTGATGGAACAGAAAGGGTTGTTTCTGTGAAGCCGCAGCAACATGCTATGCAATGTGATGCATTagaagatgagatacgattg ctGTCAGAACCCTTCAAAGTTTTTGAATTTGACTTTTGGGAACGACCAAAGAGTAATCGAGAAACCAAGATCTCGATAAAAACAACTGGTGATGGGTGTGTTCATGCTATTATTTCATG GTGGGTGCTTCAATTAGATTCTGCTGGGTCAATCTTTTACTCAACTGCTCCTAGATGGGTGAGACAATCAAGTATTGAGGATCTACCACAAG ACACGAAGGATTGGTGTGATCATTGGAAGCATTGTGTTTGGTTTACACAAGGGAGAGGTGCTCCTGTTATGAAAGATCAAATTCTTTCTCTAAGGGCTAGTCATAACCTAACTAGCATCTCATATGAGCTGCTGAATACCACTGATGAAGCGTGGAGTGGAAACTTGAAAGGTGACCATCTAACATTGTCGCCAGAAAGGATAGCACTTTATGGTGATAGATATTGGAGATCAGCTTTGATAACTGTAGTTAAAAATGCT CTGAGTGATAGATCTTTGTCAACCTGTATTGTGGCTGATGACAGTATATTCTTAACTCTCCTGGTTTCTTCCCTCTCGCCATCTTCAAAAGTTATTGCCATGTTTCCTGGCCTGCGAGAGAAAGGTGCAACCTATATTCAAGCTGTCGCAGATGCAAACAATCTCTCCATGGACCAAATTCAAGTGATTGGTAAAAAAGCGGCATCTCTTACACTGGATGATTTGAAACAGAAGAAG GTTAATTTATTAGTGGGGGAGCCGTTTTATTATGGCAGTGAAGGGATGCTTCCATGGCAAAACCTGCGTTTCTG GAATGCAAGAACTCTGCTTGATTCGATGTTATCCAAGGATGCACTCATAGTGCCTTGTAAAGGAATATTGAAGTTGTGTGCCATGTCTCTTCCA GACTTGTGGAGAAGCCGTTGCAGTCTTAAAGATATCGAGGGTTTTGATCACTCGGTTGTTAACGAGATTTTAGGAGCCTGCGGCAATCTGCCTGGAGAACAGCAAAGTCCTTGTCTGCCCTATTATGTATGGCAGTGTGGTTATACAAAG AAATTAAGTAAAGTATACTCTCTCATGGACTTCAACTTTTCTGAGCCAATTCATTCCTGTTTTGGAAAAACGAAG ATCGAGTTTGCCGATGTGGGAATATGCCATGGTTTCGCAGTTTGGATTGACTGGGTGCTCGATGAAAAAAACTCCATCGTGTTAAGCACAGGaccag ATAATCGATACTGGAAACAAGGAGTGCAGCTGCTTAGCAAGCCTGTAGAAGTGAGTCCAGCCAATTCAGCCGTGCATGTGGAAGCATCCTTTGATCCTGACTCTGGGGAGCTCACGTTTCATTCCTTGTTCTCTTGA
- the LOC100823907 gene encoding homogentisate 1,2-dioxygenase gives MSNSSPRPPPEQQQQQQQDNGDGEGSYSYSYLSGLGNTFSSEAVPGSLPASQNSPLLCPLGLYAEQLSGTSFTTPRHRNLRTWMYRIKPSVTHEPFHPRDPANRRLVGDFDDRATTVATPTQLRWSPPEVPPAPMQLDFVDGLYTVCGAGSSFLRHGFAIHMYAANKSMDGSAFCNADGDFLIVPQQGKLLITTECGKLLVPPGEIVVIPQGFRFAVDLPDGPSRGYVSEIFGAHFQLPDLGPIGANGLASARDFLSPTAWFEQCHRPGYVIVQKYGGELFTATQDFSPFNVVAWHGNYIPYKYDLSKFCPFNTVLFDHGDPSVNTVLTAPTDKPGVALLDFVIFPPRWLVAENTFRPPYYHRNCMSEFMGLIYGVYEAKADGFLPGGASLHSCMTPHGPDTKTYEATISRGGSNEPSRLSGTLAFMFESALIPRVCRWALESPSRDLNYYQCWIGLKSHFSHNNSNDDGSTTSNKDDRK, from the exons ATGTCCAACTCCAgcccacgcccgccgccggagcagcagcagcagcagcagcaggacaaCGGCGACGGAGAAGGATCCTACAGCTACAGCTACCTGTCGGGGCTGGGCAACACCTTCTCGTCGGAGGCGGTGCCGGGCTCTCTCCCGGCCAGCCAGAACAGCCCGCTGCTCTGCCCGCTCGGCCTCTACGCCGAGCAGCTCTCCGGCACCTCCTTCACCACCCCGCGCCACCGCAACCTCCGCAC GTGGATGTACCGGATCAAGCCGTCGGTGACCCACGAGCCATTCCACCCGCGGGACCCCGCCAACCGCCGCCTCGTCGGGGACTTCGACGACCGGGCCACCACCGTCGCCACCCCCACGCAGCTCCGCTGGAGCCCCCCCGAGGTGCCCCCCGCGCCGATGCAGCTCGACTTCGTCGACGGCCTCTACACCGTctgcggcgccggcagctCCTTCCTCCGCCACGGCTTCGCCATCCACAT GTACGCCGCCAACAAGTCCATGGATGGATCCGCCTTCTGCAACGCCGACGGCGATTTCCTCATTGTACCACAGCAAGGAA AGTTGTTGATCACAACTGAGTGCGGGAAGCTGCTAGTGCCACCCGGTGAAATCGTCGTCATTCCTCAAGGCTTTCGCTTCGCTGTCGACTTGCCTGATGGACCTTCACGCGGCTACGTTTCCGAGATTTTCGGCGCCCATTTTCAGCTCCCTGATCTTGGCCCAATTG GCGCTAACGGCTTGGCTTCGGCAAGGGATTTCCTTTCCCCCACAGCATGGTTTGAGCAATGCCACCGCCCTGGATACGTAATTGTGCAGAAGTATGGCGGTGAGCTATTCACTGCTACACAGGATTTTTCACCGTTCAATGTGGTCGCATGGCATGGAAATTATATACCTTACAAG TATGACCTGAGTAAGTTCTGTCCATTTAATACGGTCCTGTTTGATCACGGCGACCCGTCAGTAAATACAG TGCTGACTGCTCCAACTGATAAGCCTGGGGTGGCATTGCTCGATTTCGTGATATTCCCGCCTCGATGGCTGGTGGCTGAGAACACGTTCCGCCCCCCGTACTACCACCGCAACTGCATGAGTGAGTTCATGGGATTAATCTATGGGGTATATGAG GCAAAAGCTGATGGTTTCCTTCCCGGAGGCGCCAGCCTTCACAGCTGCATGACGCCGCATGGACCGGACACCAAGACGTACGAGGCGACGATCAGCCGAGGCGGCAGCAATGAGCCGTCGAGGCTGAGCGGCACGCTCGCCTTCATGTTCGAGTCTGCGTTGATCCCCCGTGTATGCCGCTGGGCTCTGGAGTCGCCATCCCGGGATCTCAATTACTACCAATGCTGGATCGGACTGAAATCCCACTTCTCACACAACAACAGCAATGATGATGGATCGACAACCAGCAACAAAGATGACAGGAAATAG